The genomic segment GGGGTAGTCCGACTGGAACATGACCGCGTCGCTCGGCTCGCACACGACGACGTCCCAGCCGTCTCTGACGTCCGGGACGAGCGCGTTGACGTTCCGTTCGGCCCGTTCGCGCGCTTCGTCGAGGAACCCCTTCGAGAAGGCGGGTCGGCCGCTGCTGGTCACGCCCTCCGGGAGGGCGACGTGGACGCCGGCGGCCTCAAGGACGCGCACGGCGGCCTTGCCGATCTCGGGATCGTTGTAGTTGGTGTACACGTCCGGGAACAGGAGGACCTTGCGTTCGGCATCGTCCGGATCGACCCGGGAGCCCCGGTCTTCGAACCAGTCGGCGAAGGTCTCCCGGTGGAACACCGGCAGCGATCGCTCCCGGGCGATCCCGATGGTTCCCTCCAGTACCGCTCGCGCCCCCGGAAGCTTCGTCGCGTAGTTCGACACCGGCGCGGTGAGGCTTCCGAGCTTCGAGAAGGTGTGGATGTTCGCGAACAGTCGGTCGCGAACCGAGGCTCCGTGTCGCTGGTGGTACTCGTGTTCGACTTCCGCCTTGAGTTTCGCCATGTCGACCTCGCTCGGGCAGTCCTTCGCACACCCCTTACAGCCGACGCAGAGGTCCATGACCTCGGTCACGAACTCGTCGCTGAACGCCTCGCCTTCGTCGAGGCCGCCCGTCATCGCCTGCCGGAGCATGTTCGCCCGCCCTCGAGTGCTCGTGATCTCCTCCTGGGCGGCCCGGTAGGTTGGACACATCACTCCCCCGGTACCCTCCTGGCTGGTCCGACAGCCGCCGCAGCCGTGGCAGAGTTCGACCATTCCCTGGAACCCGTTCTCGGTGTCCCAGTCGAGCACCGGATCGAACCCGGCTTCGAACCGACTGTCGGGACCGACCCGAAGGTTCTCGGTCATGTCGTGGTCGCCGCAGACCGATCCCGGATTGAGCAGCCAGTCCGGATCAAACGCGGTCTTCAGCTCGCGGAAGACGTTCCAGACGCGATCTCCGTACAGCTTTCGGTTCCACTGGGTGCGCGCCCGGCCGTCGCCGTGTTCGCCCGAGACGCTCCCGCCGTACTTCACCGCGAGATCGGTCGCGTCGTCGGCGATAAACTCCATCGTCTCGACCCCCTCGGCGTTTTTCGTGTTGACCAGCGGCCGGATGTGGATGCACCCCGGTCCGGCGTGTGCGTAGAAGCTGCCGAACGTGTCGTAGTCCTCCATGATCACCTGGAAGTCCGCGATGTAATCGGAGAGGTGCTCGGGCGGTACCGCGATGTCTTCGATGAAGGCGATGTGCTTCTCGTCGCCGGTTCGAGAGAGGAGGATCGGCGTCGAAGCCTTCCGCATCTTCCAGAGACGCTTCTGTCTGGCCTCGTCGTACGCCGTCAGCGCGCTGAACGCGCGGTCGCCGTCTCGGTCGTCGATCAGCTGATCGACCATCTCGCGACTCTCCGCGTCGGTGTCGGCGTAAAACTCGACGAGTAAGAACGAGCCGGTGCCGTCGGGAAGGATGTCGACGACGTCTGCGAACTCCTCGGTGTTACGCGCCAGGTCGAGTATGACGTCGTCCATCACCTCGACCGCCACGGGATCGTGTTCTAAGATCGCACCCACGTCGTCCATCGCCTCGAGCAGGCTCCGATAACAGAGTACCGCGACGGATTTCGTGTTCGGAATCGACTCGAGGGACACCTCAGCCTCGGTCACGATGCCGAGCGTCCCCTCGCTTCCCACGAGCAGCTTCGCGAGGTTGACGGTCCCGGACCCCGCCTCCTCGATCAGGACGTCGAGGTTGTAGCCGGAGACGTTCCGCTTCAGCGTCGGGTAAGCGTCCTCGATCGCGTCGCTCTCCTCGTCGATGATTCGAACGACCTCGGTGTAGATGCGCTCGACGAACTCCCCGTCGGGGTCCGCACGCGACCGGAGTTCGTCGACGTCGGTCTCGCCAAAGCGCTCGACGGAGCCGTCGGCGAGGACGACCTCGCACTCCTCGACGTAGGCGTCGGTCTTCCCGTACTTCAGGGAGTGTGCGCCGGTCGTGTTGTTTCCGATCGCCCCGCCGAGCGCGCTCCGATCGGCGGTCGACGGGTCCGGGGCGAACTTCAATCCGGTGGACTCGAGCGCCCGGTTGAGCGCTCCGATCGTGATGCCGGTCTCCGCGCGGGCCCGGCGCGCCTCGGGATCGATCTCCGTCACCCCGTTCATGTACCGAGTGAAGTCGAGGACGACGGCCTCGTTGACCGTCTGACCGGCGAGGCTCGTCCCGCCGCCGCGGGGCAGGACCGGAACGTCGTGCTCGGCACAGTACCGCATTACCGCCGCCACGTCTTCCGTTCCGGTCGGGTAGACGACCCCGATCGGTAACACCTCGTAGGCGCTCGCGTCGGTCGCGTACAGCTCTCGCGAGTACTCGTCGAAACGGACGTCCCCGTCGACGCGCGCCTCGAGCGCCGACACGAGGTCCGGACGGTTCGTCGTGTCGTTCCGGTAGTCGTACGCCGTGCGACGATCCGTCGCCGGATCTCCGTCGATCGTTCGATCGTTCGTAGCCATTGTGATCCTGGTAGTGTCGTGAAGGTCGCTCCGTTAGCGCAAGCGAAAGCGGTGATCGCCCCGCCCCCTCGGCGTCGGCCGCGCCGACGGCGGCCCAGGCAGAGTGGCGGGAAACAGAGATGCGGGGTGCTGCGAAAGCGGTAGCGGTCACCCAGTATTTGCCAATCGCTTGCATATCTTGTGTGTGATAACTCATAGTCGAGGGATCACACATAGCTGTTGTGCCGCCCGCATCGCGAGTTTACCCCTCGTAGCTGTCGTCCGTCCGATAGACGAGGACGAGGTACGCCGTGACGATCAGGAACACCGTCGCGTAGAGCACCGATCGCGCGTAGACGGAGTAGACGAACGCCGACGCGTTGAGCAAGATTCCGACCAGCACGAGACCCTCCTGGAGCCGCTGCATGCGTACGGATACGGAAACCCGGATAGTAAGTCCGGCGATCACCCGGAGTCGTCCGTCGCGCGACCGTCGATCGCCTTGTCGGTCGTCTCGAGCTGGTGAACCGGGTACCGTCCGTCCTGCGGCCAGCCGATCGCCGCGAGTTTGCACGGCTCCTCGAACGGGTTGTGGAGCACGTGCGCGCCCGCCTCTCCCTCTCGAAACGCGATGAGCTCGTCCTCGCCGAGCGTCACGCTCTCCGTGGTCGTCTCGGCGCG from the Natronococcus sp. AD-5 genome contains:
- a CDS encoding FAD-binding and (Fe-S)-binding domain-containing protein, whose product is MATNDRTIDGDPATDRRTAYDYRNDTTNRPDLVSALEARVDGDVRFDEYSRELYATDASAYEVLPIGVVYPTGTEDVAAVMRYCAEHDVPVLPRGGGTSLAGQTVNEAVVLDFTRYMNGVTEIDPEARRARAETGITIGALNRALESTGLKFAPDPSTADRSALGGAIGNNTTGAHSLKYGKTDAYVEECEVVLADGSVERFGETDVDELRSRADPDGEFVERIYTEVVRIIDEESDAIEDAYPTLKRNVSGYNLDVLIEEAGSGTVNLAKLLVGSEGTLGIVTEAEVSLESIPNTKSVAVLCYRSLLEAMDDVGAILEHDPVAVEVMDDVILDLARNTEEFADVVDILPDGTGSFLLVEFYADTDAESREMVDQLIDDRDGDRAFSALTAYDEARQKRLWKMRKASTPILLSRTGDEKHIAFIEDIAVPPEHLSDYIADFQVIMEDYDTFGSFYAHAGPGCIHIRPLVNTKNAEGVETMEFIADDATDLAVKYGGSVSGEHGDGRARTQWNRKLYGDRVWNVFRELKTAFDPDWLLNPGSVCGDHDMTENLRVGPDSRFEAGFDPVLDWDTENGFQGMVELCHGCGGCRTSQEGTGGVMCPTYRAAQEEITSTRGRANMLRQAMTGGLDEGEAFSDEFVTEVMDLCVGCKGCAKDCPSEVDMAKLKAEVEHEYHQRHGASVRDRLFANIHTFSKLGSLTAPVSNYATKLPGARAVLEGTIGIARERSLPVFHRETFADWFEDRGSRVDPDDAERKVLLFPDVYTNYNDPEIGKAAVRVLEAAGVHVALPEGVTSSGRPAFSKGFLDEARERAERNVNALVPDVRDGWDVVVCEPSDAVMFQSDYPDLVVGNDVDTIAERTYGVCEYLDVHRLDEDLEFDEVAERLTYHGHCHQKATKKDHHAVGVLRRAGYAVDPLDSSCCGMAGSFGYEAEHYSMSRAVGNQLFGQLEESDGDAVVAPGASCRTQIGDEYDEKPPHPITKLDEALA
- a CDS encoding cupin domain-containing protein, with translation MAEGWTHVVLDEFETNPEKPANRWEASPSLGIDAFNFNVAVLEPGERLSQNHFHYHENQKELFYVVSGACRAETTTESVTLGEDELIAFREGEAGAHVLHNPFEEPCKLAAIGWPQDGRYPVHQLETTDKAIDGRATDDSG